Below is a genomic region from Paraburkholderia sp. BL23I1N1.
GGTCACCGCGCCGCTCGAACGTCAGTTCGGGCAGATGCCGTCGTTGAATCAGATGTCGTCGCAAAGTTCGGCCGGCTCGTCGATCATCACGCTGCAGTTCAGCCTCGATCTGCCGCTCGACATCGCCGAGCAGGAAGTCCAGGCGGCGATCAACGCCGCGGGCAACCTGCTGCCGTCCGATCTGCCCGCGCCGCCGATCTACGCAAAGGTCAATCCCGCCGACGCACCGATCCTCACGCTCGCGATCACCTCGAAAACGATGCCGCTCACGCAGGTGCAGGATCTGGCCGACACGCGTCTCGCGCAGAAGATCTCGCAGGTGGCGGGGGTGGGTCTCGTGAGCCTGTCAGGCGGTCAACGCCCGGCCGTGCGGATTCAGGCGAACCCGCGCGCGCTTGCCGCGTACGGTCTGAATCTGGACGATCTGCGCACCACGATTTCGAACCTGAACGTCAACACGCCGAAGGGCAACTTCGACGGCCCGACGCGCAACTACACGATCAACGCGAACGATCAGCTGACCGACGCCGACGCTTATAAGAGCGCCGTGGTCGCGTACAAGGGCGGCCGCCCGGTCATGCTGACCGACGTGGCCACCATCGTGCAGGGCGCGGAGAACACCAAGCTCGGCGCATGGGTCAACAACACGCCGGCGATCATTCTGAACGTGCAGCGCCAGCCGGGCGCGAACGTGATTCAGGTGGTCGACAGCATCAAGGCGCTGCTTCCGCAATTGCAACAGTCGCTGCCCGCCGCGCTCGAGGTGGAGATCGTCACCGACCGGACCACCACGATCCGCGCCTCCGTGCGCGACGTGCAGTTCGAATTGCTGATGTCGGTCGTGCTGGTGGTGCTGGTCATGTACCTGTTCCTCGCCAACATCTACGCTACGATCATCCCGAGCCTGTCGGTGCCGCTCTCGCTGATCGGTACGCTCGCGGTGATGTACCTGTGCGGCTTCTCGCTGGACAACCTGTCGCTGATGGCGTTGACCATCGCAACCGGCTTTGTGGTAGACGATGCCATCGTGATGATCGAGAACATCGCGCGCTATGTCGAAGACGGCGAGTCTCCATTGGAGGCCGCGCTGAAGGGTTCGAAACAGATCGGCTTCACGATCATTTCGTTGACGGTTTCGCTGATCGCCGTGCTGATTCCGTTGCTCTTCATGGGCGACGTGGTCGGGCGCCTGTTCCACGAATTCGCGATCACCCTGACAGTGACGATCGTGATTTCGGCCGTCGTCTCGCTCACGCTCGTGCCGATGATGTGCGCGAAGCTCCTGCGCCACTCGCCGCCGCATGAAAGCCACCGGTTCGAAGCGAAGGCCCACCGGTTTATCGACTGGGTGATCGCCCGTTACGCGGTCGCGCTCACCTGGGTTCTGAACCGCCAACGCGCCACTCTGTTCGTCGCCGTGCTCACGCTGGTGCTGACCGGCGTGCTGTACGTGTACATTCCGAAGGGCTTCTTCCCGGTGCAGGATACCGGTGTGATCCAGGCAATCACGCAGGCGCCGCAGTCGGTGTCGTATGCGTCGATGGCCGAGCGTCAGCAGGAACTCGCCGCGCAGATCCTGAAGAACCCGGACGTGGAAAGCCTCACCTCGTTCATCGGCGTGGACGGCAGCAACATCACGTTGAACAGCGGCCGCATGCTGATCAACTTAAAGCCGCGCGACGACCGCAAGAACACCGCGAGCGACGTGATCCGCCAGTTGCAACAGGACGTCGCGCATATTCCGGGCGCGTCGCTCTATATGCAGCCGGTGCAGGATCTGACGATCGATTCCACGGTCAGCCCGACACAGTACCAGTTCATGCTGACCGACCCGAACATCAGCGAGTTCACTACGTGGGTGCCGAAGCTCGTCGAACGGCTGAAGCAGTCGCCGGAACTGGCGGATGTAGCCACCGATTTGCAGGACAACGGCCAGTCGGTCTACATCGAAATCGATCGCGCTACGGCATCGCGTTACGGCATCACGCCGGCTACCGTCGATAGCGCGTTGTACGACGCCTTCGGCCAGCGCATCATCTCGACCATCTTCACGCAGTCGAATCAGTACCGCGTGATTCTGGAAGCACAGCCGCAGATGCAGCACTACACGGAATCGCTGAATTCGATCTACCTGCCCTCGTCCACCTCGTCGGGCGGCCAGGTGCCGTTGTCGTCGATTGCGAAGTTCATCGAGAAGCCCGCGCCGTTGCTGGTCACGCATCTGAGCCAGTTCCCCGCCACGACCGTTTCGTTCAATCTCGCACCCGGCTCGTCGCTTGGCGCGGCGGTAAAAGCGATCAATCAGGCGGAGAAAGATATCGGCTTGCCGGCATCGTTCCAGACGCGCTTCCAGGGCGCGGCGCTGGCGTTCCAGGCGTCGTTGTCGAACGAACTGTTCCTGATCCTGGCGGCGATCGTCACGATGTATATCGTGCTCGGCGTGCTGTACGAGAGCTTCATTCACCCGATCACAATTCTCTCGACGCTGCCCTCGGCGGGCGTCGGCGCGCTGCTCGCGCTGTTGATCACCGGGCACGATCTGGACATCATCGGCATTATCGGTATCGTCCTGCTGATCGGTATCGTGAAGAAGAACGCCATCATGATGATCGACTTCGCGCTCTATGCCGAGCGCGAGGAAGGCAAGTCGCCGCGTGAGGCCATTTATCAGGCGTGTCTGCTGCGCTTCCGGCCGATTCTGATGACCACGCTCGCCGCCCTGCTCGGCGCCCTGCCGCTGATGCTCGGCACCGGCGCGGGTTCGGAGTTGCGCCGCCCGCTCGGTATCGCGATTGCCGGCGGGTTGATCGTCAGCCAGTTGCTGACTCTGTTCACCACGCCGGTGATCTATCTTGGGTTCGATTCGCTCGCCCGCCGCGCGCGCGAGCGCT
It encodes:
- a CDS encoding MdtB/MuxB family multidrug efflux RND transporter permease subunit, with protein sequence MNPSRAFILRPVGTALLMAAIMLVGLVALRFLPLSALPEVDYPTIQVQTFYPGASPDVMTSSVTAPLERQFGQMPSLNQMSSQSSAGSSIITLQFSLDLPLDIAEQEVQAAINAAGNLLPSDLPAPPIYAKVNPADAPILTLAITSKTMPLTQVQDLADTRLAQKISQVAGVGLVSLSGGQRPAVRIQANPRALAAYGLNLDDLRTTISNLNVNTPKGNFDGPTRNYTINANDQLTDADAYKSAVVAYKGGRPVMLTDVATIVQGAENTKLGAWVNNTPAIILNVQRQPGANVIQVVDSIKALLPQLQQSLPAALEVEIVTDRTTTIRASVRDVQFELLMSVVLVVLVMYLFLANIYATIIPSLSVPLSLIGTLAVMYLCGFSLDNLSLMALTIATGFVVDDAIVMIENIARYVEDGESPLEAALKGSKQIGFTIISLTVSLIAVLIPLLFMGDVVGRLFHEFAITLTVTIVISAVVSLTLVPMMCAKLLRHSPPHESHRFEAKAHRFIDWVIARYAVALTWVLNRQRATLFVAVLTLVLTGVLYVYIPKGFFPVQDTGVIQAITQAPQSVSYASMAERQQELAAQILKNPDVESLTSFIGVDGSNITLNSGRMLINLKPRDDRKNTASDVIRQLQQDVAHIPGASLYMQPVQDLTIDSTVSPTQYQFMLTDPNISEFTTWVPKLVERLKQSPELADVATDLQDNGQSVYIEIDRATASRYGITPATVDSALYDAFGQRIISTIFTQSNQYRVILEAQPQMQHYTESLNSIYLPSSTSSGGQVPLSSIAKFIEKPAPLLVTHLSQFPATTVSFNLAPGSSLGAAVKAINQAEKDIGLPASFQTRFQGAALAFQASLSNELFLILAAIVTMYIVLGVLYESFIHPITILSTLPSAGVGALLALLITGHDLDIIGIIGIVLLIGIVKKNAIMMIDFALYAEREEGKSPREAIYQACLLRFRPILMTTLAALLGALPLMLGTGAGSELRRPLGIAIAGGLIVSQLLTLFTTPVIYLGFDSLARRARERFNRGRPTPPAIDAGN